The following proteins are co-located in the Callithrix jacchus isolate 240 chromosome 10, calJac240_pri, whole genome shotgun sequence genome:
- the FAM111B gene encoding LOW QUALITY PROTEIN: serine protease FAM111B (The sequence of the model RefSeq protein was modified relative to this genomic sequence to represent the inferred CDS: inserted 3 bases in 2 codons; deleted 1 base in 1 codon; substituted 2 bases at 2 genomic stop codons) yields MNSMKTEENESLIATEGDQSTRPEVSKDTFIKQTCADTPVDHCLSGIRECSSTFKLKSEVNKHETALEIQNPNLNNRECCFTFTLNENSRKLDHSVFTAYGKASESINSALSANEHFRERMKNHCNKNIIVYEEKTIDGHISLGMPLKRLPIDSHFKITIGKTKSSEEGEHILHQCENPNMEFILFYVVAIGRTIKKIVKIKELHEKGSKLCIYALKGETIQEALCKNGQFQSDIDEFKWKLMEDHKKIYGKQSIMDELSGKVLEMDISKKETLQKKGIHKKIKQNENATDEINHQSLVHKQEKDGETEDVEQSREKILPPQNLGHALKXKTHQTIPRSRMYYIYCLGRKYRKITSQVKQRLHLGRQYAIDQDVQKEATNLLKNLQMLNETIMPQYPNFKEKAQWVRKYFQDKWKRMDLSPFKQFNIYKKFFGKITANSISIATCEQLTXSKSVGFLEWDNNRNTGNATCFVFNGGYIFTCXHVVLMVGRNTDQCLWPHIISQYAKVTFTYKEFSPTGDNWFFIEPSLKVSNEILDYAILKLNENGNAFPPGLWXQISPQPSTGLIYLIGHPKGQIKKIDGCAVIPVNERLEKDPNHCQEGLVDLHGTNSNVCPMFTQRSFLSEVWNTQMLSHDTCFSGGSSGSTVFNASGKLVALHTIGHFYKHGYNVYALIEFGYSMDSILCDIQETNESLYNLLNNEKLETYNEEKNKQESSLQYHQIEPMEC; encoded by the exons ATGAATTCCATGAAGACTGAAGAGAACGAGTCACTTATTGCTACAGAAGGTGACCAGAGTACTAGACCTGAAGTTTCAAAG gataCTTTTATAAAGCAGACATGTGCTGACACACCTGTTGATCATTGTCTATCTGGCATAAGAGAGTGTAGCAGCACCTTTAAGCTTAAAAGTGAAGTCAACAAGCATGAAACAGCCCTGGAAATTCAGAATCCAAATTTGAACAATAGAGAATGTTGTTTCACCTTCACTTTGAAtgaaaactccagaaaattaGACCATAGTGTGTTTACAGCATATGGTAAAGCCAGTGAGAGTATCAACTCAGCTCTGAGTGCTAATGAGCATTTCAGGGAAAGGATGAAGAATCATTGTAATAAGAACATTAttgtttatgaagaa aaaacaatagatggACATATAAGTTTAGGAATGCCTCTCAAGCGCCTGCCTAttgattctcattttaaaattacaattggTAAAACAAAGAGTAGTGAAGAAGGTGAACACATAttacatcaatgtgaaaatccaaacatggaattcattcttttttatgttgttgCTATTGGAAGGACAATAAAGAAGATTGTTAAGATCAAGGAACTTCATGAAAAAGGAAGTAAACTTTGTATTTATGCCTTAAAGGGTGAGACTATTCAAGAAGCCTTATGCAAGAATGGCCAATTTCAGTCTGACATAGATGAATTTAAATGGAAACTAATGGAAGATCATAAGAAAATTTATGGAAAACAGTCCATTATGGATGAACTATCTGGAAAAGTCTTAGAAATggacatttcaaaaaaagaaacattacaaaAGAAAGGCatccataaaaaaattaaacagaatgaaaatgcCACTGATGAAATTAATCACCAGAGTCTGGTCCACAAAcaagagaaagatggagagacTGAAGATGTAGAACAGAGCAGAGAgaaaattctcccacctcagaatCTAGGGCATGCTTTAA GTAAAACTCACCAGACAATTCCCAGGAGTagaatgtattacatttattgtttgggcagaaaatataggaaaataacCTCACAAGTTAAGCAGAGGCTGCATCTGGGTAGGCAGTATGCTATTGATCAGGATGTCCAAAAGGAGGCAACTAACCTCTTAAAGAATTTGCAAATGTTGAATGAAACCATAATGCCTCAGTATCCAAATTTTAAAGAGAAGGCACAGTgggtgagaaaatattttcaggacAAATGGAAGAGAATGGATCTTTCACCATTTAAGCAATTCAACATATATAAAAAGTTCTTTGGAAAAATTACTGCAAACTCTATTTCAATTGCAACCTGTGAACAACTTAC TAGCAAGTCAGTTGGGTTCCTGGAATGGGACAATAATAGAAACACAGGCAATGCTACTTGCTTTGTCTTCAATGGTGGTTATATTTTCACCTGTTAACATGTTGTACTTATGGTGGGTAGAAACACAGATCAATGTTTGTGGCCACACATAATTAGCCAATATGCAAAGGTAACCTTCACTTACAAAGAATTCAGCCCTACTGGTGACAACTGGTTTTTTATTGAGCCATCGCTTAAAGTGTCCAATGAAATTCTAGATTAtgcaattttaaaactaaatgaaaatggaaatgcaTTTCCTCCAGGCCTATGGTGACAAATTTCTCCTCAGCCATCTACTGGTTTGATTTATTTAATTGGTCATCCCAAAGGCcagatcaagaaaatagatggTTGTGCTGTGATTCCTGTAAATGAACGATTGGAAAAAGATCCAAATCATTGTCAAGAGGGGTTGGTAGATCTCCATGGTACCAACAGTAATGTATGCCCTATGTTTACCCAAAGAAGTTTCCTATCAGAGGTTTGGAACACACAAATGCTTAGTCATGATACTTGTTTCTCTGGTGGATCCTCAGGCTCCACAGTGTTCAATGCATCTGGAAAATTAGTTGCTTTGCATACCATTGGGCATTTTTATAAACATGGATATAATGTGTATGCCCTTATTGAATTTGGTTATTCTATGGATTCTATTCTTTGTGATATTCAAGAGACAAATGAGAGCTTGTATAATTTATTAAACAATGAGAAACTTGAGACTtacaatgaagagaaaaataaacaagaatcaTCACTTCAATATCATCAGATTGAACCCATGGAATGTTAG